A genomic segment from Odontesthes bonariensis isolate fOdoBon6 chromosome 8, fOdoBon6.hap1, whole genome shotgun sequence encodes:
- the LOC142385261 gene encoding G1/S-specific cyclin-D2-like produces the protein MELYCMESDIAVKAKLDPNILYDDRVLESLLTIEERFLPQCSYFQRVQKDIQPYMRRMVAGWMHEVCEEEKSNEDVFPLAINYLDRFLAVMPTRKSFLQLLGAVCIFLASKLKDCRPLSAEKLCMYTDNSITPRELLDWELVVLGKLKWNMASVIPNDFIEHIMRRVPLPKEKLPMVRKHTQTFIALCATDDRLAMNPPSMIATGSMGAAICGLQLDHSDQRLSGDNLTDLLAKITNTEVDCLRACQEQIERVLASSLQQGQQYRQDTSIRAGNKAREQQDQSSTPTDVRDVNL, from the exons ATGGAGCTTTATTGCATGGAGTCGGACATAGCCGTGAAAGCCAAGCTTGACCCAAACATCCTCTATGATGACAGAGTTTTGGAGAGTTTATTAACAATTGAGGAAAGGTTTTTACCTCAATGTTCATATTTCCAACGGGTCCAGAAGGATATTCAGCCTTATATGAGACGAATGGTTGCAGGTTGGATGCACGAG GTGTGTGAAGAGGAGAAGAGTAATGAAGATGTCTTCCCTTTAGCCATTAATTATTTGGACAGATTTTTAGCTGTGATGCCCACAAGAAAGAGTTTTTTGCAGCTTCTGGGAGCTGTGTGCATATTCCTGGCCTCTAAGTTAAAGGACTGCAGGCCGCTATCAGCAGAGAAACTCTGCATGTACACAGACAACTCCATCACACCACGGGAACTGCTG GACTGGGAACTGGTCGTGCTGGGGAAGTTGAAGTGGAACATGGCCTCGGTCATCCCCAATGATTTTATAGAGCACATTATGCGCAGGGTGCCCCTTCCCAAAGAAAAGCTGCCGATGGTCCGCAAACACACGCAGACATTCATCGCCCTTTGTGCCACAG ATGACCGCCTTGCCATGAACCCTCCTTCTATGATTGCCACTGGCAGCATGGGAGCTGCTATCTGTGGCCTGCAGCTGGACCACAGTGACCAGAGGCTGAGTGGAGACAACCTGACAGACCTGCTGGCCAAGATCACCAACACTGAGGTG GATTGTTTGAGGGCGTGCCAGGAGCAAATAGAGCGTGTGCTGGCCTCCAGCCTGCAGCAGGGCCAGCAGTACCGGCAGGACACCAGCATCAGAGCCGGCAACAAGGCAAGGGAGCAGCAAGACCAGTCCAGCACCCCCACAGATGTGCGTGATGTGAACTTATGA